From Larus michahellis chromosome 8, bLarMic1.1, whole genome shotgun sequence, one genomic window encodes:
- the TMEM125 gene encoding transmembrane protein 125, producing MPELAELSSPRTPADAEHIQRNILEEHVELWWFQDPKKSILCYGVAVVLILACGIGGIILLYSTSSRSGEWRLAVGTTLCLLALLVLLKQLLSSAIQDMNCIRSRDQIELLKSGGFSDCLVLLLSALVLVVCGVVLTVLSTTTMQLSPARPLASMFTSGVVLLTAGSAILLCLLLYLLCTSCRQAAPRSLETGEIRVFTISGRLAANRRLPPTSSMANLI from the coding sequence ATGccggagctggcagagctgagcagccCCCGCACCCCTGCAGACGCGGAGCACATCCAGAGGAATATCTTGGAGGAACATGTGGAGCTCTGGTGGTTCCAGGACCCCAAGAAGTCCATCCTATGCTACGGAGTGGCTGTGGTGCTGATCCTGGCCTGTGGGATCGGGGGCATCATCCTGCTGTATAGCACCAGCAGCCGGTCTGGGGAGTGGCGGCTGGCCGTGGGCACCACACTCTGCCTCCTGGCCCTGCTCGTGCTGctgaagcagctgctgagctCTGCAATCCAGGACATGAACTGCATCCGCAGCCGGGATCAGATCGAGCTCCTGAAGAGCGGGGGCTTCTCGGactgcctggtgctgctgctcagcgCCCTGGTGCTGGTGGTCTGTGGGGTCGTTCTCACCGTGCTCTCCACCACGACCATGCAGCTCAGCCCCGCGCGGCCGCTGGCCAGCATGTTCACCAGCGGGGTTGTCCTCCTGACTGCCGGCAGTGccatcctcctctgcctgctgctctaCCTGCTCTGCACCTCCTGCCGCCAGGCAGCTCCTCGGAGCCTAGAGACTGGCGAGATCCGTGTCTTCACCATCTCCGGCCGCCTCGCTGCAAACAGGCGGCTTCCTCCCACTTCCAGCATGGCCAACCTGATCTGA
- the C8H1orf210 gene encoding type III endosome membrane protein TEMP isoform X2: MAPACLLGVCSLLCAWSVVTGHPCSLDHQGWANCNGKSLLHAPSSLPRNITGLDLSFNSLVVPRHGTLLAHFPSLHSLNLSSNALLALSPAVFSNLGALRLLDLSSCSIAYLHTDTFKGLGNLHTLLLRNNSLQELEVRLEGNPWVCDCAAHPLQQWLQRRRAVQVTCASPPGLRGREVAALDSQDLGCWMKQRFPRGASTAQQITVTHSNTTTPPTMKAGRSWPYLVGFLVAAISISILIALAAKCKLFHKNFASYRHRPLPETSSIGGSPMEDSSDWDRGSSGQGASKNHPMPGAADLQAEDDDGFIEDNYIQPSEHLPEEEEREVHLSI, translated from the exons atggctcctgcctgcctgcttgggGTCTGCAGCCTCCTCTGCGCCTGGTCAGTGGTGACGGGACACCCCTGCAGCCTCGACCACCAG GGATGGGCCAACTGCAATGGGAAGAGCCTCCTGCACGCTCCAAGTTCCCTTCCAAGGAACATCACCGGTCTGGACCTCTCCTTCAACTCCTTGGTCGTGCCCCGTCATGGGACTCTTTTGGCACATTTCCCTTCCCTGCACTCCCTCAACCTGTCCAGCAATGCCCTGCTGGCGCTGAGCCCAGCAGTCTTCTCCAACCTTGGAGCACTGCGTCTGCtggacctgagcagctgcagcatcGCCTACCTCCACACGGACACTTTCAAGGGCTTGGGAAACTTGCACACACTGCTTCTAAGAAACAACAGTCTGCAAGAGCTTGAG GTCCGGCTGGAAGGGAACCCCTGGGTCTGCGACTGCGCCGCACACCCTCTGCAGCAGTGGCTGCAGCGCAGGCGAG CTGTGCAGGTGACCTGCGCGtcgcccccggggctgcggggccgggaggTCGCAGCTCTGGATTCCCAGGACCTGGGCTGCTGGATGAAGCAGCGGTTTCCTCGGGGGGCCAGCACGGCCCAGCAGATCACAGTGACCCACAGCAACA CCACCACGCCGCCCACCATGAAGGCAGGAAGGAGCTGGCCGTACCTGGTGGGCTTCCTGGTGGCAGCAATCAGCATCTCCATCCTGATTGCTCTGGCTGCCAAGTGCAAGCTCTTCCACAAGAACTTCGCCAGCTACCGCCACCGGCCACTGCCCGAAACCAGCTCTATCGGAGGTAGCCCCATGGAGGACAGCAGCGACTGGGACAGGGGGTCCTCAGGCCAGGGGGCCAGCAAGAACCACCCCATGCCTGGTGCTGCTGACCTGCAAGCTGAGGATGACGATGGCTTCATCGAGGACAACTACATCCAGCCAAGTGAGCATCTGCCAGAGGAAGAGGAGCGGGAGGTACACCTCTCCATCTGA
- the C8H1orf210 gene encoding type III endosome membrane protein TEMP isoform X1, with translation MAPACLLGVCSLLCAWSVVTGHPCSLDHQGWANCNGKSLLHAPSSLPRNITGLDLSFNSLVVPRHGTLLAHFPSLHSLNLSSNALLALSPAVFSNLGALRLLDLSSCSIAYLHTDTFKGLGNLHTLLLRNNSLQELEVPFFLPLKALFHLDLQHNALVSVDPWSLQLMEAVPQVRLEGNPWVCDCAAHPLQQWLQRRRAVQVTCASPPGLRGREVAALDSQDLGCWMKQRFPRGASTAQQITVTHSNTTTPPTMKAGRSWPYLVGFLVAAISISILIALAAKCKLFHKNFASYRHRPLPETSSIGGSPMEDSSDWDRGSSGQGASKNHPMPGAADLQAEDDDGFIEDNYIQPSEHLPEEEEREVHLSI, from the exons atggctcctgcctgcctgcttgggGTCTGCAGCCTCCTCTGCGCCTGGTCAGTGGTGACGGGACACCCCTGCAGCCTCGACCACCAG GGATGGGCCAACTGCAATGGGAAGAGCCTCCTGCACGCTCCAAGTTCCCTTCCAAGGAACATCACCGGTCTGGACCTCTCCTTCAACTCCTTGGTCGTGCCCCGTCATGGGACTCTTTTGGCACATTTCCCTTCCCTGCACTCCCTCAACCTGTCCAGCAATGCCCTGCTGGCGCTGAGCCCAGCAGTCTTCTCCAACCTTGGAGCACTGCGTCTGCtggacctgagcagctgcagcatcGCCTACCTCCACACGGACACTTTCAAGGGCTTGGGAAACTTGCACACACTGCTTCTAAGAAACAACAGTCTGCAAGAGCTTGAGGTCCCTTTCTTCCTGCCGCTGAAGGCTCTTTTCCACCTGGACCTGCAGCACAACGCGCTGGTCTCTGTGGACCCTTGGAGCCTGCAGCTGATGGAGGCAGTCCCGCAGGTCCGGCTGGAAGGGAACCCCTGGGTCTGCGACTGCGCCGCACACCCTCTGCAGCAGTGGCTGCAGCGCAGGCGAG CTGTGCAGGTGACCTGCGCGtcgcccccggggctgcggggccgggaggTCGCAGCTCTGGATTCCCAGGACCTGGGCTGCTGGATGAAGCAGCGGTTTCCTCGGGGGGCCAGCACGGCCCAGCAGATCACAGTGACCCACAGCAACA CCACCACGCCGCCCACCATGAAGGCAGGAAGGAGCTGGCCGTACCTGGTGGGCTTCCTGGTGGCAGCAATCAGCATCTCCATCCTGATTGCTCTGGCTGCCAAGTGCAAGCTCTTCCACAAGAACTTCGCCAGCTACCGCCACCGGCCACTGCCCGAAACCAGCTCTATCGGAGGTAGCCCCATGGAGGACAGCAGCGACTGGGACAGGGGGTCCTCAGGCCAGGGGGCCAGCAAGAACCACCCCATGCCTGGTGCTGCTGACCTGCAAGCTGAGGATGACGATGGCTTCATCGAGGACAACTACATCCAGCCAAGTGAGCATCTGCCAGAGGAAGAGGAGCGGGAGGTACACCTCTCCATCTGA